The Fusobacterium hwasookii genome has a window encoding:
- a CDS encoding HTH domain-containing protein: MDIQNTNIKDFFDYENAIAVAGAGRKSQYNKAKELLEKMYNNKEKVTISSLAKTLSVSYNTAKNYLYRFLKEELKINIEAKVYNYKR; the protein is encoded by the coding sequence ATGGATATACAAAATACTAATATCAAAGATTTTTTTGATTATGAGAATGCGATTGCAGTTGCAGGAGCAGGAAGAAAAAGTCAATACAATAAAGCAAAAGAATTATTAGAAAAAATGTATAATAATAAAGAAAAAGTAACTATTTCTTCTCTTGCAAAAACTTTAAGTGTAAGTTATAACACTGCTAAAAACTATCTGTATAGATTTTTAAAAGAAGAATTAAAAATAAATATAGAAGCAAAAGTATATAATTATAAAAGATAA